From the genome of Thiomicrorhabdus indica:
CAATTGATGGTTTTGTGGTGGGCGGTGTCACGGGATTGGTTGGTGTCGGCGGCGGCTTTTTGATTATTCCCGCGTTGGTTTTACTTGGCGGATTGTCAATGCGTATGGCTGTGGGAACCAGTTTGGTGATTATTACAGCGAAGTCGTTTGCTGGATTTGTTGGCTATCTTCCGGTGTTAGAAAAGCTGAATCTGCAGCTCGACTGGAACATTATTTTGATTTTCTCAGCGATTGGTATTTTAGGGGGGTGGATTGGCCACAAGATTAGTTCTAAGGTCGATCAAAATGCTCTGAAAAAAGGGTTCGCGCTCTTTATGGTGCTAATGGGATTGTTCATTTTGTATAAGAATTTACCAGCGCTAATCGGCTAAAACTCAAATTGAGTGAGGCTTAATTTTTTATTTAAAGCAGCCTTTCGAGATTCGATTGGCTGCTTTTTTTTACAGTTAAAAACCTTCTAAGTTATAGAGCGGTTGATTTCATGGAGAAGAATCTTTTGCCAATGGCTTTCAAATTCTTCTTTGCAGAGTTGGTCTGTTTGCAAAAGTTGTAGTTCATGTGCACGAAGTTTGCCGTAGTAACTTTCGATTTGGTGAGGATTTTCTTGATGTTTGGTCAACAGTATTTGTTCAGCCTGTAAAATTTCTTCCACGCTATAGCATTGGATAAGTTTTCGAAGAAAACGATTGAACTTAGAAAGCTTCTCCTTCGGCAGTTTCATGATTTCCTCAACTCTCAATTCTGTTGGTCGAGTATCTGAAAAAGCACTGTCATTGTGTCTGGTTAGCTCTGGAAAGGCTGATAGAAGATCGGATAACATTTCGTTCATCTCTTTGTCGCTTGACTTCAGGAGATGTTCTGTTGGATGTTCTGGCATAGGTTTGTTTTAGTGGTGTTTATTAAACGATATCAGTCTAAATTGTGGCATAAAATGTTTTACAGGTTGTGAAAATTCAGGCTATTTTTAGGTTTGAGTAGGAAAATTTAGGAAAAGGAGAATGATTTGCAATTTTTCCGCAAGGGAACAGGATTTTTATTACTCGCTTGGTTAATGATTGTCATTGGTTTATTGGCGGGGCTGTTTTTTGATTCGATGTGGTTTGCTCGTTTTGGAAGTTTGGTCGTCCTGTTTGCAGTCATGAGCGAATACACTTTGATTCATCAAGAATTTGATACGCTTTATCGACGTTTGGATGAAATTACTGCTAAAGACAATATTCCAGACTTGTCTCCTTCCAAATGGCATCGAAAAAAGGTCTGGACTGCCCATTTCACGGTTGTTGTCGGTACCTTGATTTGGGGGTTTGGAGATTTGTTTTTGCCGTTTTAGAGGAAGTGCCCTGTAGGAATAAAGTAAATTAAGCCCTAATTTTTAAAAATATGTTTGTTTTTTTAAGTATAGTTACTTAGTCGGTTCTGAATAACTGGCTTTGCCATAAATTAAACGAGTTATTCAGAATCGACTACTTACCATTGAATTGCCGAATGAGTGTTCAGAAAGCAAATCGATTTCATTTCAAAATAAAAAAGAATTACCTTATATAAATATGATTTGTTAGGTGTTAAGCAAGGATGAGCTTCTTTAGGAATCGCTTAAAAATTGGTTCGGTTGGCTTGCTGATTGTTTTAATGACATTGGTTTTGGCTATTGGATATCAGCTTCTAGTTGAAAAAGAGCGGCAGCTTTTAGATAAGACCTTTCAGCAAATACAAAAACAAGCAGAACATCAGTTACTCTCGCTTATTGATGAAAAGCAGAGCTCCTCCAAAAGTATAGCTATTTCATTGGCCCACAACTCCAAAATTATTGATCTATTCGCTTCCTCAAACCCTTCAAATTATGTTTTGAAAAACATGGCAAATCAGTTATCTCAAGTGGATGAGTACAAGAATATTTGGGTGCAACTCATTGATCAAAACGGGGTTGCGATTGCCCGAAGTTGGACAGAAAGTGTTGGGCAGAATCTCAGTAAAATCCGTCCGGATTTGCAAAGTTTTCTTGAGCAGCCAAGAGTGCTGACTGGCATTAGTATTGGGAATTATGATTTAAGCTTCAAAGCGATGGTGCCTATATATAATCATAGAGGTGAATTTCTCGGTTTGTTAGAGGTCATTACGCATTTTAACTCGATTGTTGAAAGGCTTAGAAAAGAAGGTTTTGATAGTCTGATTCTTGCCCAGGAAAGCTACTTCTCTCAAATTAAGCATCCGTTCACGAATACATTCGTCGGTAAGCGCTATGTCGCGAACCTTAACGCTAATCAGGAAGATATTGAGTTATTTAATGAACTTAATTTGAATTCGGTCGAATTTGAAAGTTACTTCTATGCGCAAGATCAAAACAGGGTTGTTTTTTCCATTCCTATTATGGGGAAAAACAATGAAAAGCTGGCGGATTACTTTATTTTCAAGCCCATCACCGACATTGATTTCAGCCTTATCCGTGTTCAAACCAATAATATTAAGTTGGCCGTAGCGCTAACATTAGTGGTTTTATTCATTCTTTTTTATGCATTAGGTTTGAAACGCCAACCAAACCTTAAACATCAAAAATCGAAATTCAAAGTTTTTATTGCGCTTTTCATTGTCTTGATGCTTATCAGTGCAGCGGCTTTCTATGCGTCTTATTTAAAAGAACGTGAAGCTTATTTGGAAATGCATAATCAATCCATTAACAAAAGCTATGAAATTATTAAAGACAAATATCAATCGGTTGCATTGACGACGTTACAGCTTCTCATTAATAAACAGAGCGTTATTGATTTAATGGAGCAAGCTTATAATGGCGAGCAGAGTAAAGCTTTTGTTCGCCAAGAGCTACAAAACCTTTTGAACGAGGATTATGAAGTTCTGAGGGGCGGTAACTTACGGCAACTGCACTTTCATCTGAGAAACAATGAGAGTTTATTAAGAATGCACCGGCCGGCGAAATTTGGTGACAATTTAACCGGTATACGCAAAACCGTTGAATATGTGAACCGAACCTATCAAGCCATTCATGGTTTTGAAGAAGGGCGAATTTTTAATGGTTACCGTTATATTTTTCCAATCACTCAGCATGCAGGTACTCCGAGTGAGCAGCATTTAGGCTCCGTCGAAGTCTCTTTTAGTCCATATGCGATTGCACAGGATTTTGCAAAAACATTTGGCATTAACTCTGAGTTTATTATCAAAAAATCAGTCGTCGAGGAAAAAGTGTTTGAAAGCGAGAGGGACAACTATATTCAATGCTTGTTTCCAAACTATGCCTTCGATAGGGAGATGCAGGCTAAGCTAAAAAGCGGTGCGCATTGCGCCAATATTGACAATCAATTTGTTGATATTGGAAAGCTTGAAAATCAAATTGATAAAGGAAAGGTCTTTTCCGT
Proteins encoded in this window:
- a CDS encoding diguanylate cyclase, which produces MSFFRNRLKIGSVGLLIVLMTLVLAIGYQLLVEKERQLLDKTFQQIQKQAEHQLLSLIDEKQSSSKSIAISLAHNSKIIDLFASSNPSNYVLKNMANQLSQVDEYKNIWVQLIDQNGVAIARSWTESVGQNLSKIRPDLQSFLEQPRVLTGISIGNYDLSFKAMVPIYNHRGEFLGLLEVITHFNSIVERLRKEGFDSLILAQESYFSQIKHPFTNTFVGKRYVANLNANQEDIELFNELNLNSVEFESYFYAQDQNRVVFSIPIMGKNNEKLADYFIFKPITDIDFSLIRVQTNNIKLAVALTLVVLFILFYALGLKRQPNLKHQKSKFKVFIALFIVLMLISAAAFYASYLKEREAYLEMHNQSINKSYEIIKDKYQSVALTTLQLLINKQSVIDLMEQAYNGEQSKAFVRQELQNLLNEDYEVLRGGNLRQLHFHLRNNESLLRMHRPAKFGDNLTGIRKTVEYVNRTYQAIHGFEEGRIFNGYRYIFPITQHAGTPSEQHLGSVEVSFSPYAIAQDFAKTFGINSEFIIKKSVVEEKVFESERDNYIQCLFPNYAFDREMQAKLKSGAHCANIDNQFVDIGKLENQIDKGKVFSVESFDGQKLFTLIPLSNPVTDKVVATYILVDQNDALQNIKSHYLLMYLIGLVIIALTLAFVFKEWMNAQNARQMSQKTQQILDSQKSIVVINDGEDIINVNQAFLDFFEVESLDQFKQMSHCICDHFRRNDRFFHLGKVPEGTSWLEFAMTLKHSERMVQMANHKGEDCIFNFSLSRFSEGRFIIGFNDITDTMLEHFELENRATTDYLTGARNRSYLNHVLPVLRDITKQANKSLGLILFDIDYFKSFNDSYGHNLGDDILKEIVVLVKRTIRDEDLLIRWGGEEFILVVKIHDIQSAERIAENLRQVIAAHEFSEGLKVTCSFGVTLDNDAFEIEDMIQIADQALYKSKDNGRNCVSVKIN